Proteins encoded by one window of Patescibacteria group bacterium:
- a CDS encoding NUDIX domain-containing protein, with the protein MEYLDVVNEKDEVIGKASKEDIYKKSLSHRIVHVLVFNGAGEMALQLRGKDVYYCPSHWCTSAGGHVKSGESYETAARRELKEECGIDTEIEFMYQDIYFHKETLKKFLSIFKAVYNEPLVMRNEEVERIEFFSIDKIKQMITAGEKVHPELAFIIENHF; encoded by the coding sequence ATGGAATATCTCGATGTAGTCAATGAAAAAGACGAAGTTATCGGGAAGGCCAGTAAAGAAGATATCTATAAAAAATCATTGAGTCATAGAATTGTTCATGTATTGGTATTTAATGGCGCCGGAGAAATGGCTCTGCAGTTACGGGGAAAGGATGTGTATTATTGCCCGTCACACTGGTGTACTTCGGCTGGCGGTCACGTAAAGTCAGGCGAAAGTTACGAAACGGCTGCCAGGCGCGAATTGAAAGAGGAGTGCGGTATCGATACGGAAATTGAATTTATGTATCAGGATATCTATTTTCATAAGGAAACGTTGAAAAAGTTTTTATCCATATTTAAAGCCGTGTATAATGAACCGCTGGTAATGAGAAATGAGGAAGTGGAAAGAATTGAATTTTTCAGCATTGATAAGATTAAACAGATGATTACTGCCGGAGAAAAAGTACATCCGGAATTAGCATTTATTATCGAGAATCATTTCTAA
- the dnaG gene encoding DNA primase — translation MTDNTIEEIKTRLDIKEVIQEYIQLKKAGSNLKAVCPFHGEKTPSFMVSPEKQIWHCFGCGEGGDIFGFIQKIEGIEFPEALRILAKRAGVEITRQDPQLQNKKTRLLDICKMTASYFNKVLLESSQAEFARNYLKQRSIDQDAVDRFKIGYSPDSWDALSIFLKKKGYSEEEIFLAGLTVKKDKGVGYYDRFRGRLMFPIYDVHGNTVGFGGRVLEQKEEGAKYINSPQTLIYDKSHVLYGLDKSKTAIRKMGEAIIVEGYTDCISAYQADITNVVASSGTALTEGQVLLLKRFTENLVMSFDHDAAGAEAAKRGIEIALSNEMNVKVVELPSGKDPDECIRNNKDGFIMAVKNAKPYLNYYFDVTFQKYNSADVQDKKKAAGILLPVIAKIGDTIEQAHWLKELSKKLDVDESILRDRLPANAVRSKKVTSGAKPEQKVKVADRFYRIGEELLSLLIQFPGSMAVTIDKLLPEYFTGDKQRELYKNIVVYYTKKEHFNVSEFQKNIETEKQNESNLSAYLDVLFLLGGEQFHELSDDQAKLYIAERVNMLKKNNILAQLINIEHNIKNLEQDDSSGQNQNELDQLTENFNQLTNQLRNLE, via the coding sequence ATGACTGACAACACCATAGAAGAGATTAAAACACGGCTGGATATCAAAGAGGTTATCCAGGAATACATCCAGCTAAAAAAAGCGGGTTCCAATCTGAAGGCGGTCTGCCCTTTTCATGGTGAGAAAACGCCGTCTTTTATGGTATCGCCGGAAAAACAGATCTGGCATTGTTTCGGATGTGGTGAGGGCGGTGATATTTTTGGTTTTATCCAAAAAATTGAGGGGATAGAATTCCCGGAAGCACTGCGTATTCTGGCAAAGCGCGCAGGAGTAGAAATAACGAGGCAGGACCCCCAGCTGCAAAATAAGAAAACGCGCCTGCTCGATATCTGCAAAATGACAGCCAGTTATTTTAATAAAGTATTATTAGAATCTTCACAGGCGGAATTCGCCCGTAACTATCTCAAACAAAGATCGATTGACCAGGATGCGGTTGACCGGTTTAAAATAGGATACTCGCCTGATTCTTGGGATGCTTTGAGTATATTTTTGAAAAAGAAAGGTTATTCAGAGGAAGAAATATTTCTGGCCGGGCTGACGGTAAAAAAAGATAAAGGAGTCGGCTACTATGACCGGTTTCGTGGGCGACTGATGTTCCCGATCTATGATGTCCATGGCAATACGGTCGGTTTTGGCGGAAGAGTACTGGAGCAGAAAGAAGAAGGTGCAAAATACATTAACAGTCCTCAAACATTAATCTATGATAAAAGCCATGTATTGTATGGACTGGATAAATCTAAAACCGCAATCCGTAAAATGGGCGAGGCAATCATTGTTGAAGGATATACAGATTGCATTTCCGCTTATCAGGCGGATATCACGAATGTTGTTGCTTCTTCCGGTACAGCGCTGACTGAAGGACAAGTTTTACTTTTAAAGCGATTTACCGAAAATCTAGTGATGTCTTTTGATCATGATGCGGCCGGAGCAGAAGCGGCGAAACGGGGAATTGAAATTGCGCTGTCAAATGAAATGAACGTGAAAGTAGTGGAATTGCCGTCCGGCAAAGACCCCGATGAATGTATCAGGAATAATAAAGATGGATTTATTATGGCGGTTAAGAATGCCAAACCATATTTAAACTACTATTTTGATGTCACATTCCAGAAATATAACAGTGCTGATGTTCAGGATAAAAAGAAGGCTGCCGGAATATTGTTGCCGGTAATTGCCAAAATAGGCGATACAATTGAGCAAGCGCATTGGCTAAAAGAGTTGAGTAAGAAACTGGATGTGGATGAAAGCATCCTGAGAGACCGACTTCCTGCCAATGCGGTAAGGAGCAAAAAAGTAACAAGTGGAGCAAAACCGGAACAAAAAGTTAAGGTGGCTGACCGTTTTTACAGAATTGGAGAGGAATTATTGAGTTTATTGATCCAATTCCCGGGTTCTATGGCTGTTACTATTGATAAATTATTGCCGGAATACTTTACGGGAGATAAGCAGAGGGAACTTTACAAAAACATAGTTGTCTATTATACTAAAAAAGAACATTTTAACGTATCTGAATTCCAGAAAAACATTGAGACGGAAAAGCAGAATGAGAGCAACCTTTCTGCCTATTTGGACGTACTCTTTCTCCTTGGTGGCGAGCAGTTTCACGAACTAAGTGATGATCAGGCAAAATTGTACATTGCTGAAAGAGTAAATATGCTAAAAAAGAACAATATCCTTGCTCAGTTAATAAATATTGAACATAATATTAAAAACTTAGAGCAAGATGATTCAAGTGGTCAAAATCAGAATGAGCTTGACCAACTTACAGAAAATTTCAATCAACTTACAAATCAATTACGTAATTTGGAATAA